ATACCCAGAATTTTATGTCAAGGTAATGCTTTGTTATGACTCCTCTCCTTTTCTTTACCATTTGGATGTCGTCAAACATAATTTTCCGCACGACCAAGTTGAAACAATCTCGATCCATGGCCAACTCCTCATTCAGCATTTCTTGTATTTTTTGGAGAGTCAAGCTAATGGGATATGGATCAGAGTTTTGTACCCAGACTTTCCTGTAAATCATTATCATAAGGAAAATAAGCTAATGTATGCTGTCAATTGTATTCAATATAATAAATTATACACAATATATTGCTTACTCTAAAGCTTCTGCAGAATTTATTGATTTGATGTAGTTACAAAGTCCACCTACTAACTCATGTAATCTCAAGTTAGAAAGAATAGACATCAGCGACTGGTATTTGTTTTCAGGAGATAATGAGCTcagttcttttgattttttttgatcaAATGGAATTTCTGACATTATAACATCACTTGGATCTCCGTCACTTTCTTCACTTTCTTCAACCGATGTAGTCGGTGGTGCCCTGTTGTTTTTCCAGCATAATAGTACTGCTGCTAACTTAAATCTAAAAGAAGTAATAATTTCCTGCAGTTGACCAACAAATATTAGCatacagaaaatttaaaaaagaaGTAAATATGTACATTTATCAAACAATACAGCCATTTACCTGTGTAATTGGATGGGACAGTGTATGTCCGGTCCAATATTCCATAAATTTAAGGAGAAATAGACCACAAGATGAGCTACATAATAATTAGAATAAATATGAATTATCCTCATGAATCACAATATTTCTGATATGGTTATTATTATAAAACATATTTTTCTCTCTGTACCTATCTTTCTGGATCGGGTTTTGGAGCTGTTCTGTAATTTTCCATTTAGTAAAATCGATGTCTTTCCATTTATGACGATCACTCAAAACTTCTTGTCCTTTTAGAATGTTTAGATGGTATTGCAGTCCTTTCAGCTGTAAAATGATTACCAATAAATGTAACGGATCAATTTAATATATTTTACGGAATCATTATAAATGTTAGTGACCTACCGTAAGAATGAGATCAGCTCGACTGTGTTTCCAACACAAGGAGTCGTGTACTTGTATCTCAGACTTGTCAAAATTAACAGAGGCTAAATACCAATGCGAGTTTTTAATGTTTATTGGAAGATGGATCTGTAACAAATATAATGAGTTATTTTAAGACATCTATACTTATTATAATTTAAAAGTCTGATAAACATAAACTTGACAATTATGGATATCAATGTTACCATGTCATGGTCCAGATAGTTTTTGACAACCGTTGTCAAACCGGTAGGTCCACCTATTCCACTTTCACCATCTTGTTTCAATAGCCTGGTAAcaaatggattctcaaaatatacTTTAGCCTTATTCTGATTAAGAAGTTGTGCTTGCTCCTTTAAACAACATATGTATGCGCTGATTACCTAAAAATATTAAAATTATAAAAATACATTACTAATGTATATGAATAATCAGAAACAATTTTCTTGTTAGTAATAAGGGTACTTACTTCATCGTCTAGCCATTTGTTTCCATCTAGCAGGCACACCAGATATCGTTGTTTGATATATATATCATCTATCATCACGAGTATATCGTCTTCATTAGAGTATTGTATAACACAATGAGCAGATAAATCCAGATCGGTCAATATATAATctgaaaaaataagaaaaataaataaataaatgcaCATTCATATATAATGCTTAATAACATTTGCGTTATATTGGAAAGCATCTCTAacaaaagtaaaacaaaacaagttaaaatttaCCTTGTGGGAGATAATCATATGTTATACTATTAATTATGTGTTTAGTTTCTTGTTGCTtctcaccatcttctgaaaatatTTGCTCATCATCATGTGCTGAAATTGTTTCTTCATTCATCAATTGAGAAACTGGAGACAATGCTGACTGATTTTCTACTTCTGAACTAATTGTTTCTGGACATTCAGAAACCAGAGATGATGTTGAGAATGTAGGTGATTCTGAACACTTTGCTCTTTTGATAGGGTTACCAAGATCGTCATCCGTGGTTGTTTCAATGTTGTAATCTATTTTCTGCCAACACAAGGACTATAATTCAGCAAGTACAAGCATGTTTGTTTCACCGGCAGAAAACTTGTGGAAGCTATGGAAAATTTACCTCCTCATCGATATATTCAGATGATTTTGCTTCCTCTTCCTCACAGGTCTGTCCTATTTTCTGCCAACACAAGGACTATAATTCAGCAAGTACAAGCATGTTTGTTTCACCGGCAGAAAACTTGTAGAAGCCATGGAAAATTTACCTCCTCATCGATATATTCAGATGATTTTGCTTCCTCTTCCTCACAGGTTTGTCCTATTTTCTGCCAACACAAGGACTATAGTTCAGCAAGTACAAGCATGTTTGTTTCACCGGCAGAAAACTTGTAGAAGCTATGGAAAATTTACCTCCTCATCGATATATTCAGATGATTTTGCTTCCTCTTCCTCACAGGTATGTCCTACTCTTTCTATTTCCTCAATTCTCTGCCACAAACAAGCACTGCCAGATTCAATATCTGATGCTATAATGGTAACGGATCATGCATGCTTGTTTCACCGGCAAAAAACTCATAGATGCTATGGAAAAATTACTTACAAGCATGCTTTTTTCAAAGCGTTAGAACGGATCAAGCATTTTTTTCACTGGAAGAAAACTTATAGAAGCTATGGAAAATTTACCTCCTTATTGATTGATTCAGATGATTTTGCTTCCTCACAGATCTGTCCTGCTCTTTCTATTTCCTCAATTGTCTGCAAGAAATAAGCAATCGAAGATTCAGTATCTAATGCTATAACGGATCATGCATGCTTGTTTCATCGGCACAAAACTCTTAGAATATAAGGAAATATTACCTCGTCATCCATAGATTCAAATGATTTTGCTTCCTGGGGGGCCTGTCCTGCTCCTTCCATTACCTTACCTGTTGAGAAGAAAAAATCACTGATTGAGTAATCCAATATACATGCACATGGATTTTTCACCTTCTACTCGAAAGTCATGTAGATGTAGCCAATCTAAACTAACCTCACGCACTAACTTTTACAATCTATGCAATCTCAGGCAGGCGTACCTTGTGGACCACAGCCGGTTGGTGTTCTGTTTAATTCTGCTCAAGAGCGCAACAACAATTGCGAACTCGTGCAGATATCGGACGAAGTCGGTAGAACGGCGGTGTCTAAAGGAATCTCCTGTTGAGGTAGTATTCGAGGGAGTCGAGCAGTATTTATAGCTAACTTTGGCTTGAGGAACGGGCAAAATTGCGTGTACATGCAGGAGAGCAAGAGTTTTCCTCTGGTACGTTGTCGTCGTTTTGTCAGATCCTGAACCTCCTTGATGTGGTGCGATCAAAGGTAGAAGTGGTACGTACGAAACAATAGATGCAGTATGCATACGTCCATCAGCTGACAGCCCATAACGGGCGCTCAGCAGGTGTCTTTTTGGGCTGCTGGAGCTGACAGCCCATAAGGCGCTCAGCAAGGGACGTTTTGGGCTGCTGGAGCCCGGGACAACTACACTACGGAGAGATCAGGCAGAGGACTGTTTGGGCTGCTGGAGCCCAGGACAACCACGCGACGTGAACTATTTTTCGTGCGACGACTGAACGAATCGTTATGTAACATGGGCGGTGGCATTGCTCGTAAATTGAACTGAAAATAAAGGGTAGTTCAAaaacggacgaaaattttggggagaaaccttccttcctttattagtaggtaaagatTATTCAATCAAGCTTGACGCTTTTCCCCGCGGGTTTGGTTTTTTACTCTGCGCCACCCAAACTTGCCTCTTTAACTGCGTCGATTGATTTTCAAACTCGCCCAAGTACGTGCACCCCAGCGGCAGCTACTACTCGACTCCATTTATGATGTTTCAATCATTTTCTTTCTTGATCCATCCATCGATTCCACCATCTGTACGCAACGAATTCCTGATTGAACCAAACCTATTTTTTCTCTTCCTCCATCCATTTGCAAACTTGCTTTGCTTCTTTCAATCGCACCACCCACTAGCCAAACCTGCTACAAAAACAAATCGTCCAAACATATACGTACTACTAAATAAGTGTTAATAAGAAACGCCCAGGAAATGGAGGATTTATTTTTTCAACCGAGTACTAATAAGGTTGCAAACCGAGTACATACTATCAATTACAATCTCTGAAATAAGACTCTACAGTACAAGACTTGAAGCACTAATCTTTCTACATAAACACGGCACCAACAGCATCAAGCAGCAGAGCCTCACTCTCACCCACGCCGTCTTGTACTTGAACACCATTAAACTTTCGCAAATCTGTACAGCTCTTCAAAACTACACTCTTCCGACAGATGGATACCATTAAAACAACAAAGGGCATGTTTCAACAAGCAAAGCTTCAGCAAAACATTATGCCAGCAACACTAAACATTTTGTATACATGCTGCTCACATGGTACGTGTATATGCATTCATTTTGCATTTAAAAAGCCGAAACACAACAGGAACAGATTTGCTACATAGTTGCATGATCACTACGACCAAATTCAACCAGATTCAGCCAAGGCGGGCATCCTAACATGACAGGCAAGgacaaactgccaacacatacaaGCTCTTCTTCACACGGACGGTCCATAAAAACACCAAAGGCCCATGTTGCAACTCCCAGCCAAATTGTGTACATTTCGATACGTGGTCAGATCAAAATCTTTCCATGCCATTAAATGGTTATACATCACTCTGATACAACAGCCTGACCTGATGCATGGCATGCCAATAAACACTTCAAATAATCATGTTCATGACATAGGCTAAATGGTAGGAACCAGTAACTTACCGAAACCCATGGGCATCGAAGAAGAAGGCCTCCGATGCCAGCGCAAGCCAGCGAGGGCGGAGGTGGACCTCTGATATGCTATGAACCTGAAAAATATGTAACCCATACATGCAGGCTTCCTCTGCTGCCTACAAATTCACTTCATTCAACAGGAGAAAAGAAACAATTTTTTGGAAGTTGGATATGTACATGAGACTCTAATCCAAGATTTCCACACAAGATTTGTCCAATCCACCTACTGCTCGAGCTGCTCAATAGCCGATTAGCATAAGTGAACTTCCTAACataataaaattaacaagctactAAATCGACCTCCTAGCATGCCAAAGCAATAACATAAACAGCTGATAGCACTACCCTGTCCACTTCAATAAAAAACAAACTTTGATCTTATTTTCACCAACCTAAAGTTTCAGCTAACTAATTAGAGCAATTGGTGAGGAAACTAGTATTAAACAATAGAAATTAGTTGACTAAATAGCTGCAGATAAGGGACAGTTTGCTAACACACGAAAAATCCATGCTTAATTTACTAAACTGAAACAACTCAAATCTCCTTATAAATTGTTCAAATTGCATATTTCCCAAATGTTCACATAGACCTGGTTTGCATCTATCTGCAACCCAAAACGTGGAAAGGAGCTCTATTTCTGCTCCAACAATGACCAAGATCTTGGGTGTACAGCTAGATTGGCCTCAGTAGTAGGCAAAAAAAATCGACCTTTGGTGGCCGTGGTGGTCCTCGGGGATGAGCGCGGACGCGTCCACATGCCGCACGGCCATGGCCTAATTGCCGTCGGCGTCCCGGCTAGACGCCGGCGAACTGGCGCACGGCAAGGAGTCGGGCTCCAACGGCCATGCGCGCGACGCGGTCCGGCGAGCTAGACGGTGCCGCGCGCAACGACGCGCGCGCGCGCCGGCGAGCAAGCCATCAGCGGCGAGAGGGTTCGGGCCGACGAGTTGGAGCGCCGCCGCCTCTCTCGTCGTTTGGAGGGGACAGAGCGGGAAGGGGAGCGGAGAGGAAAATGGTGGGTAGGCTTAGGGTTGGCCGAATAAATCAACTCCAGACGATGATCTTCCGAACGGTGCCGAGCGCGAAGGAAGCAGAACGGGCCTCCTTGCTCCAGGTTGGCCGAATTTGGCTATGTACCCCGGCCCACATTTTCTCTATTTTCCATCTCCACTACACTATCTATTCTATTAGTATTGCGTTCGAGGTCGCCATTAGCTAGCTGATGCCTTAACAGCTTACATGCATGCATGTCAGCCGGTTTGATTAGTATGTAACTGCTTCTGATTATCTTTTTTTTTGTTGAGAAATTCtggttttctttctttctctAGCTAGCAAGGCCACTCATGGATACTCACTCTTTGTTCATGACTAATCCTTGTGATCAAATGTACCAATGGGTACATATGCTCTAGCTTCTACTTTTTTTTTCCTTTAGCAAATGCAATAACATCcactaataatatttttttccATTTTTCCACTTTCACAAACTAATACAATCGGTTTTATTTTTCAAACACATAATTATTATCTTTTGACATCTATAGACCTCTTCTTGACGAAATTAGCATCGATGGGCGGAATGACTATCGGGCGCACTGCCTCGGGGGTGAGGTAGCGGTCTCAAAGCCTAGCATGTCACGCTCAAAGGGGTTGTCTCGCGACATGCTTGCATGCACTGTCTAGGCTCTTAGTCAGACCAGTCACGTGCATGTCCGGTCATGTGTACATGATGCACACAAACAGTGGACACCTAAGTATATACGCATGGTTGCGGCGCGATGGACGGGGCAGGGGTGGGAGTGGGAGGGAGCCAAACATGTGGGATTAAGTAGTGTGGGGAGCCGGGGAGGCGAGGAAGAGGATGTTGTGGTTTTTGTTGGTAGGTCATGTGGTAAAGTCGGCGGCCTGGCCCAATGGGCTACATAGCTGGTATGTGTCAGCGGCGTAGCTtagtgggccacgccgcccttttTTTTGTTCGGGCCAGGTTGCTGGGGCCCACAAAAGTGACAGTGTGCCATGCCCTGGCTACACCGTTGATATGCCACTACTAGCGGTGTTTGAATATTGTGTACGCTGATGGTATTTTATCCAAATACCGACATCATGGAACTTTTATAGTGCGCTACTACTATTATTTTACGCCTATAAGCTAATTCCTACTAGTGATACAACTATGAACTGGCAAGTTCTCCGCAAGAAAAACTACTCACTAGGAAGATTGTGAACTTATAGTGCAAACTCCCACTCCGAGGCCATCGACCCCACTCTTGTTTGAACATGGCCTATTTTTGGGATGATTGCGTTGCAACGACATATTCTAGAAGAAAGGAGGTTATGTCGCGTGAAATAACCACTTTCAGTGAAAAGGTAGGGGTGATATTGCTCACGAGTCAGGGCTTCTCATGAAAACGTGTGAGAAAGGGTTGAGAACTCTCCTACTCTTGCATGAGGTCCTTATATGGGTATATAGGGTGCTGTATAGTGAAAAAACTAGCGCTCAACTCTAAAGTGGCACTTGCTTCACGAACAAAATTATCATTTAAGAAGGTTCCATACTTATAATGTAGACTTTGAGGCCATCGACCTAACGCTTGTTTGGACGCGGCGTAACTTCTTTTTGTGTTGGTCATGCCCTTATGACATATTCTAACATAAATAAGGAGTAATTAAGTCACATGAAATAAGCATTTTACATGAAAAAGCTAGGGGTACACATCAGAGAACCCACGAattagggtttcacatgaaatataTGCGAGCAAAGGTCGGGAACTCTCCTCCGCTTGCATGGACTATTTTTGAGTTGGTGTTGCTCCTATGTCATATGATATTATTACTATCAAAGAGAAAATTCACACAAAGTCACCGCTTGGAAGAAAACATAGAATATTTATGAGTCGTATATTAGGGGACACATGACATCACACCAAAAACTCGTTAGAAACCCAAAATAGCCACTAGGTTGTGTTTATGGTGTTCCATGCAAAATTGCTTGGGCGTCTTGGGGTGGCGCCGACTTTCGACCATGGTGACAACACTTTGATGCCGCATGTTTGTGGTCGGGGGAATATGCATACACCGATTGCCGTCACATACTCTTATATATTGAATGCCTTTGGATCGCGCCATAGACACTCCAATGTGTTCTTGTACTTGGTGTAAGCATATCCCCCTTTGGTTCTTCATGTGGGATTAATTCTTGGCACCTTGGGTGTTGTCAGGTTCTCGACGAACCATGTAGAGTCTAGCGCTTCAGCTCAAGGTTTTCCAACGCGTCGTCTCGGTTTGTGTCCGACTCTGCATCGCCTTTCGGCGGGCAACATGCTCATGCACGTGGCTCGGTCTGGGCTCCCTAGGTCATCCACCATCATCAGGTCACAACCCGCTTTTTCGAGATGAACCTTTTTACACTCACTGCCACAATGTAGTGTGTATAACATATTTCAAAAGTCAAACGATGTAATGTTTCAATAAATTTATAGATAAAATTATTTTTTATCTACAAGACTTAATGTATACTGTATGAAAATATAAATGATGATGAATCTAATGGTATTTCATTAGGTATTCCAAATGCTGATATTTTATTCTACAcatacttggtcaaactttacattGATTTGTCTAAAAATTCATATGCACTAGTACATTTTAGTAAGGAGGGAGTTCGTAACACGTGTGGATGCACGCGTGGCCATATTGCAAACCCTTTAGCGAAGAAAAATCCAGCGCGGAACGAAAATGGAGTTGAGCACGCCGCTGAAATTTTGGAGATGCTGAAATTAGCGAAGAAAAATTAGCCTCTTGATCTAGAGCCAATGCGACAACAGAAAGCCAATCCTCAATTTCTGATCCAACGCCTCGAGCCTCCCGAAGACGCGACCCAACCTCGATACCCCCGCCATCCACCCACCGGCATTCACTCCGCCGCCACCCGCCGGCATTCACTCCGCCCGCAGCACACCATGGTCGaggtcgccgcctcctcctctccccaACGCATTCCCCTCCAATCTCCCCCCTCTCCCCCTCCCATCCTCTCTAGTCTAGTCCCACAGCGAGGAATAGCTAGTCGGTGGGGCGGCTCGCCGGCCACCTGCAGCAGACGTAGCCAGCCACCAGCCGCGGCCCTCGCGGATGCAGGCGTCCACGTTGTAGCGCCGGTCGCCCATCTTGGGCCCCGCATCACCGCCGGCGAGCGCGTCCGAGTGCCCCGGGTGTCTGCATCTCCCGCtgaccctcctcctccgccctttTCTCCATCTCGGATGGATTGCAGCAGCTGCAGGGGCAGCCTCCTCCGATGGCAGAAGGGGATGAGGGGGGCGACCTGGACATCCTCGAGATCGCCCAGCCCCAACTAGACGGAGGCGCCCTCCATGACGCCGCCCCGCAAAAGGTCTTTTTTTTTCCTGCAAAATCGTTTGGATTTCACAGTCAAAGCTGTGTGTTGGTTCATCGATTCACCATGTTTTTAAATACTAGTACATCATCCACAAACATTGGTTCTCCGTCCTCTGTTTGGTTCATCAGATCATGATAGATTCTCTTTGCTGGTCTGTTCTTTTTCTAGGTCTGTTTCATTGCACGCTTGTTCTCTGTGTGATCTGCTAGCTATCTCTCATTTTATTACAAGATGCAATCAAACATTCATGAATTTTGGTTGGTGAGATGCAATTTTCTTTTGGAAAGCACCTAATGTATTAAATATTGGTTTGGACTGTAGTTCATCATATAATGATCAAATCTGGGTATCGATTTATTGATTCACCTTTTTTATGTACTAGCGCCGGAGTCACTAAGATAGGAATTCGAACCTGATTTGGTATGTCCTGATTTTGGTACAGCGGCCATTAAGAATCTTGTTGTGCTTGATGTTAGTACGGTGTTACATTACATTACCTAGAGCATTTCACCGCTTCTGTCTTTTTTACTTGTAAATAAAAAACCTATTCGTATTTTGACATTATCTGCGAAATGATTTTATTTCTCTATAATCTTGTCAAATTTGGGAGTTAAACTCTTAGTCGTGCTTGTGGAAATAATTTGCAGATTGATCA
This region of Lolium perenne isolate Kyuss_39 chromosome 2, Kyuss_2.0, whole genome shotgun sequence genomic DNA includes:
- the LOC127329467 gene encoding ubiquitin-like-specific protease 1A, producing the protein MNEETISAHDDEQIFSEDGEKQQETKHIINSITYDYLPQDYILTDLDLSAHCVIQYSNEDDILVMIDDIYIKQRYLVCLLDGNKWLDDEVISAYICCLKEQAQLLNQNKAKVYFENPFVTRLLKQDGESGIGGPTGLTTVVKNYLDHDMIHLPINIKNSHWYLASVNFDKSEIQVHDSLCWKHSRADLILTLKGLQYHLNILKGQEVLSDRHKWKDIDFTKWKITEQLQNPIQKDSSSCGLFLLKFMEYWTGHTLSHPITQEIITSFRFKLAAVLLCWKNNRAPPTTSVEESEESDGDPSDVIMSEIPFDQKKSKELSSLSPENKYQSLMSILSNLRLHELVGGLCNYIKSINSAEALE